The sequence below is a genomic window from Streptomyces sp. NBC_00582.
AGGTGAGCCGGGTCGTGAACGGTCCCGCGCCCTCGGCGCGCTGCTCGGGCTGTCCCACGCGCCGAGAGTAGACGGCCCGCGGCCGACCCGCCCGGTCGCGAGGCCGAACGGGTCGACGGGCGTCATCCGACCGCTCGCGGAGGCGGGACAGGCATCCGGCCACGTGCGGGGTGGCGTGGCCATCCGGCCGTGCGGCGTGGCGTGGTCATCCGGCTGTGCAGGGTGGCACGGTCATCCGGCTGTGCGGGGTGGCGTGGTCATCCGGCCCATCGTCCTGACCATCCGGCGTCGGCTGACGAGCCGTCCCGCGACTGTCATGGCGCGATTGAGGCGTCCGGAGATCACGCTCGGCGGAGGGTTTCGTCGGTCCAGGGCGCGGAGCGCGTCGCGGACCACGTCAGCGGGTTCGCTCAGGCGGGTGCCGCCCGCCGCGTCCAGCGTGCCGACGACGTCGAAGAACTCGGTCCTGGTCGCGCCGGGGGACAGGGCGATGACACGCAGCCCCGTCCCGCGCGACTCGTACCACAGCGCCTCGGTGAAGCTCAGGACGAACGCCTTGGTCGCCCCGTAGACGGCCATATGCGGATCCGGCTGATACGCGGCCATGCTCGCGACGTTGACGAGGACGCCCCGCCCCGCACTCCGCAGCCGCTCGATGAACGCACGGCTGAGGTCGACCACGGCGGTCACGTCGACGGCGATCTCCGCGCGCAGTCGCTCGGAGTCCTCCCGGTGGAAGGGGCCGTACGTCCCGAATCCGGCGTTGTTCACGAGGCTGGTCACCGCCAGCCCCCGCCGCTCGACCTCGGCCGCGAGGGCCTCCCCGGCCAGGGGTTGTGCCAGATCGAAGGGGAGGGCGACGGCCTCGACGCCGTACGTGGGGACGAGCTCCCCCGCCAGCGCCTCCAGCCGCTCACGCCTTCGGCCCACCAGCACCAGATCGGATCCCCGCGCGGCGAGCTGCCGGGCGAACTCCGCCCCGATGCCGGAGCCGGCGCCGGTGATCAGAGTGGTCTGGCCGCGATAGTCGACCTGGGACATGAGGCACCCCTCTCGAGAACTGCTCTTCCTTTCTGGCACCGTACGCCACCCTGGCAGTTACTGCCAGAAAAACCGTGACTGCCCGGAGTGGGCTGCTCGATATCTTGGCCGTATGGGTAATCCGAAGTCGCCGAAGCCGGATCCGTCGACGCCGCCGGCACCTCCGACGCTGTGGGACCGCTCGCGCCAGGTCGCGGTCGCCGCCATTCTGGACACGGCGCTGAAGCTGTTCGCCGAGCGCGGCTACGAGCGGACGACGATCGCCCAGATCGCCCAGGAGGCCGGGATCTCCCAGCGCTCCCTCTTCCGCTACTTCGGTACGAAGGAGGATCTGGTCTGCGGCGACCAGGAGGCCCTGGGAGAGCTGCTCAAGAACACCGTCGACGCCCAGCCCGCCGACGCCTCCCCGTGGGACGCGCTCCGTGCCGGCTTCGAGGCCGTCCTGGTGGCCAACCACACCCCCGACCGGGTCCTTCAGATCAGCACCCTGATCCTCAACACCCCGTCCCTGCGCGCCCGCGCCATCGAGAAGCGGCTCCGCTGGCAGGCCGCCCTCGTCCCCGGCATCGAGACCCGCATGGGCATCCCCCACGGCCCGGTCCCCGACCCGCGCGCCCTGGCGGTCATCACCACGGCCTTCGCCTGCCTCGACACGGCCACCGAACTCTGGGTCCGAACCGCCGGCACCACGGACATCACCCAGACGTACGACCAGGCCCTCACGACTGTCCGCACCACACCCTGACCGCCCCGGGAGACGCCCGTGCCATCGCGACACCCCGAACTCCGCACCGTACGGCTGCGGCTGCGGCAGTGGAGAGACGCCGACCTGGACCCTCTGGCGGAGATGGACGCGGATCCGGAAGTCGTGCGCCACATCGGCGACGGCTCCCCCGCCACCCGTGAGCGGACCGCCGCGGCGCTGGCTCGAGTGCGCACGGGCTGGGACGAGCGCGGCTACGGCCTGTTCGCCGCCGAGGAGACGGCGACCGGCGAGCTGATCGGCTGGGTGGGACTGGCTGTTCTGGCTTACTTCTCCGAGGTCATGCCGACGGTGGAGATCGGCTGGCGGCTGCGACGCCGTTCGTGGGGGGCGGGGCTATGCCACCGAAGCGGCCCGAGAGGTCCTGGCGTTCGCGTTCGGCGAGGTGCGTCTGGACCACGTCGTCAGCATCTGCCATGTCGACAACCACGTCGCTCACTTCACGCAGGGTCCAGTCCAACGCCCCGTCCCAGAACCGGGCCATGGCCCGTGGATCCACACAATCGACCACCACCGCGGCGATCGGCCCGGTGTCCCGGTAGACACCACGCGGTGTTGCGTTCCGCCGGGGACGTCGGGCCGTATCTGGAGCTGCTCCGCACGCCCGACGTGAGGACCGTCCCGGACCGTGTCCATCTCGACCTGCTGCCCTACCCCGGTGACGACAAGGAGGCCGAGGTGGCCCGGCTGCGGGCGCTCGGCGCCACCGACCTCGACCTGGGCCAGGGCGACGTGCCGTGGACGTGCCTGGCCGATCCGGAGGGCCACGAGCTGTGCGTCCTCGCCCCCGTGTGATGCGTACGAGGAACTGGTTGGCGGGGATCGGGTCCGGTGCCCTCGTCGGGGCACGCCACCCTGGGACGCATCCCGACCTGGTGCCGCGGCGCTAGCCGTCCGGCGGCCCAGGCGCCGTGGGCCTCGGGCGGCGCTGCGGATAACGGTGGAGTTCCCAGGCCGTGTAGGTCAGGAGCGGGACGAGGAGGGCCGGAGTGATCCACCACGGGAGACCCCACCACACCGACAGGAGGCCCACCACGGGGCAGGCGATCGAGACGGTGATCAGCAGGGGCTTGCCGAAGCCCCGCCAGGGGAAGGTGCGCGCGCCGGCCAGGCGGGCGGACCCCGTGGCGAGGCCCAGCGCGGAGAGGAGGCCGGCCCAGGTGCCCAGGGCGGCGATCATCTGGGGTTCGTCGCGCGGCTCGTCGGCGGAGCTCTGACGGACGCCGTGGCGGCTGAGCGACATGACGTCGCCGCGCCAGACCGTGCCGGTGACCCGGTCGCCCCGCTCGAGTCGCGACAGCAGAGGGGTCGCGTCGCCGAAGGACAGCACACCGTTCCAGAAGGGCGCTCCGGACAGCGTCGCCTCGTAGACGCTGTTCCTGCCGCCGTCCTTGATCTTCGTCCCCTCGACGGTGAAGGTGGCCTCGCGGAGGCAGTCCTCGTGCTCCCGGGCCGACGTCCCCGCGGCGCAGGGCTCGGCCCGCGCGTAGTCCCGGTAGCGCGCGATGTCCTGCGGGAGCCAGACGGTGAGGACGAAGTAGGCGGCCACGGCCGGGATCAGGGACAGCGGCAGGAGCAGCGCACCCCGGAGTCTTGTCCTCGACACTTTCGGTGTCCCCCGTTTTCGTTGTCGGTGAGGCCCTGCGTCACAGCCTCTCCTCGCCGGAACCAGGAAGACAAGGCGGGCGGTCGGCAGCCGGAAGCCGCCCCTCCTTACCGGGTTCCGGCAATCACCCCCTCCCTCATCTCCCCAGGAACACCGGATTGGTGAACGCGGCCAACGCCCCCGGCAGCGGCCCCGTCGTCGCCTCGTGCCGTACCTCCGCCCGTACGTACGCGGCGGGCGCCGGGGTCGTACGCCACTCCACGACCCCCGCCCCCGACTCCGGCAGCGGGGCGCTCGTGAACACCACCCCCTCGTCCGTAGCCGTACGACACCCTCAGCTCGCGTACGCCCGCCGGCACGTCGACCGGCACGTACGCGAAGTCGGGGGAGCGGGTGGCAGGGTGCCCCGGACCGTCCTGGTCTCCGGCTCCCGGCCCGGCCGTCCCTCGGCGGCGGCGAAGTCCACGTTCCCCAAGGTAAGCGCGGTGGCGGTGCCCGTCGCCAACAAGGTCCGGCGTGCCATCGGGCTGTCCTGCGCGTCCGTCACGACGTCACCCTCCTCCTGTGTCCGAACTGCGATGCCGACCGGTCGGTATGGACACCGGCCTGTTCTCCCGGTACAGATGAACCGGCCCAGATGAACACAGAGGAACCGGTACCGAAAGGCCCGCCATGCGCATCGCCGTAACGATCTTCCTCACCGACGAGACGATCACCCCGACCCGCCTCGCCCGGGAGCTGGAACAGCGCGGGTTCGCCGGGCTCTACGTCCCCGAGCACACGCACATCCCCGTCGAGCGGACCACCCCGTACCCGGCGGGCGGCGACCTGCCCCGCGAGTACGGCCGTACCCTCGACCCCTTCGTCGCCCTCGGCCAGGCCGCCGCCGTCACCGAGCGCCTCGGTCTCGGCACCGGCATCACCCTCGTCGCCCAGCACGACCCGATCGACCTCGCCAAGCAGATCGCCACCGTCGACCACCTCTCCGGCGGCCGGCTCACCCTCGGCCTCGGCTTCGGCTGGAACGTGGAGGAGGCCGCCGACCACGGCGTCGAGTGGCGGACACGGCGCGAGCTGGTGCGGGACCGGATGGCGCTGATGCGCGCCCTGTGGAGCGAGGAGCCGACGGCCTACGAGGGCGTGTTCGGGTCCGTCCGGGCCAGCAGCGCCCATCCCAAGCCCGTGCAGCAGCCGCGCGGGCGGGTCGTCGGGCCGCGCACGCTCATCGGCGGGGCCGCCGGGCCGAAGCTGTTCGCCCACATCTGCGAGTACGCCGACGGCTGGCTGCCGATCGGCGGGCGCGGCCTGTCCGAGACCCTGCCGGTGCTGCGCGCCGCCTGGGCGGACGCCGGGCGCGAACCGGAGGCGCTCCAGGTCGTGCCGTACGCCGTCCACCCCTCCCCGGGCAAGCTCGCGTACTACGCCGACCTCGGCATCGAGGAGGTCGTGCTCCAGCTCCCGCCCGCGGGGGAGAGCGAGATCCTCAAGGCCCTCGACGAGTACGGCGCTCATGTCACCGGTGCCAGTGACACCCTGTAACGACCTGCGGTGAGGGACGAATCGGGCTCCCCCACCAGCCCTGATCAGCCCGAACGTATGCTCAAGAGATGACGACTTCCGCGACCTCCGGAACCGGCCCCGGCCCTCTTCCCGGCCCCACCGAGAACTCCATGCGTCGCGCTCTGAAACGTGCCCGGGACGGCGTCGCGCTCGATGTGAGCGAGGCGGCCGTCCTGCTCCAGGCGCGCGGCGAGGCCCTCGACGACCTCGCCGCGTCCGCCGCCCGGGTGCGCGACGCGGGCCTCGAGGCGGCCGGCCGGCCCGGTGTCATCACCTACTCGAAGAGCGTCTTCATCCCCCTCACCCGGCTGTGCCGGGACAAGTGCCACTACTGCACGTTCGTCACCGTCCCCGGCAAGCTGCGGCGCGCCGGGCACGGGATGTTCATGTCCCCCGACGAGGTGCTCGACGTGGCCCGGCGCGGCGCCGCGCTCGGCTGCAAGGAAGCCCTCATCACCCTCGGCGACAAGCCCGAGGACCGCTGGCCCGAGGCGCGCGAGTGGCTCGACGCGCACGGCTACGACGACACCATCGCCTACGTCCGCGCCGTCTCCGTCCGGATCCTGGAGGAGACCGGGCTGCTCCCGCACCTCAACCCCGGGGTGATGTCCTGGACCGACTTCCAGCGGCTGAAGCCGGTCGCGCCCAGCATGGGCATGATGCTGGAGACGACCGCCACCCGGCTGTGGTCGGAGCCCGGCGGCCCGCACCACGGCTCCCCGGACAAGGAGCCCGCCGTCCGGCTGCGCGTCCTGGAGGACGCCGGCCGCTCCTCCGTCCCCTTCACCTCGGGCATCCTCATCGGGATCGGCGAGACCTACGAGGAGCGGGCCGAGTCGCTGTTCGCCCTGCGCCGGATCTCCCGCGCCCACCACGGCATCCAGGAACTCATCATCCAGAACTTCCGCGCCAAGCCGGACACGGCCATGCGCGGCATGCCGGACGCCGAACTCGACGAGCTGGTCGCGGCGGTGGCCGTCGCCCGCCACCTCATGGGCCCGTCCGCCAACCTCCAGGCCCCGCCCAACCTCGTCGCCGGCGAGTACGAGCGGCTGATCGGGGCCGGCATCGACGACTGGGGCGGGGTCTCCCCGCTGACCATCGACCACGTCAACCCCGAACGCCCCTGGCCGCAGATCGAGGAGCTGGCCGCCCGCTCCGCCGCGGCCGGCTTCGAGCTGCGCGAACGTCTCTGCGTCTACCCCGAGTTCGTCACACGCGGCGAACCCTGGCTGGACCCGCGGCTGCTGCCGCACGTCCGCGCGCTCGCCGACCCGGCCACCGGCCTCGCGCTGCCGGACGCGGTGGTCGAGGGCCGGCCGTGGCAGGAGCCGGAGGAGGTGTTCACGGCGTCCGGCCGGACGGATCTGCACACCGCCATCGACACCGAGGGCCGGACGACCGACCGGCGTGAGGACTTCGACGAGGTGTACGGCGACTGGTCCGCCCTGCGGGAGGCGGCCGCCCCCGGCATGGTGCCCGAGCGCATCGACACGGACGTACGGCAGGCGCTCGCCACGGCCGCCGACGACCCGACGCGGCTCACCGACGCCGAGGCGCTCGCGCTGCTGCACGCCGACGGTCCCGCGCTGGACGCGCTGACCCGGATCGCCGACGACGTCCGCCGCGCCGCGGTCGGCGACGACGTCACCTACATCGTCACCCGGAACATCAACTTCACCAACGTCTGCTACACCGGCTGCCGTTTCTGCGCCTTCGCACAGCGCCGCACCGACGCCGACGCCTACACGCTGTCCCTCGATCAGGTGGCGGACCGCGCCCAGCAGGCCTGGGACGTGGGCGCGGTGGAGGTCTGCATGCAGGGCGGCATCCACCCGGACCTGCCCGGCACCGCGTACTTCGACATCGCGAAGGCGGTGAAGTCCCGGGTCCCCGGCATGCATGTGCACGCCTTCTCGCCGATGGAGGTCGTCAACGGCGCGACCCGCACCGGCCTGTCGATCCGCGAGTGGCTGATCGCCGCCAAGGAGGCGGGCCTGGACTCCATCCCCGGGACCGCCGCCGAGATCCTCGACGACGAGGTCCGCTGGGTCCTCACCAAGGGCAAGCTACCCACGGCCACCTGGATCGAGGTGATCACGACCGCCCACGAGGTCGGCATCCCGTCGACCTCGACGATGATGTACGGCCATGTCGA
It includes:
- a CDS encoding LLM class F420-dependent oxidoreductase is translated as MRIAVTIFLTDETITPTRLARELEQRGFAGLYVPEHTHIPVERTTPYPAGGDLPREYGRTLDPFVALGQAAAVTERLGLGTGITLVAQHDPIDLAKQIATVDHLSGGRLTLGLGFGWNVEEAADHGVEWRTRRELVRDRMALMRALWSEEPTAYEGVFGSVRASSAHPKPVQQPRGRVVGPRTLIGGAAGPKLFAHICEYADGWLPIGGRGLSETLPVLRAAWADAGREPEALQVVPYAVHPSPGKLAYYADLGIEEVVLQLPPAGESEILKALDEYGAHVTGASDTL
- a CDS encoding TetR/AcrR family transcriptional regulator, translating into MGNPKSPKPDPSTPPAPPTLWDRSRQVAVAAILDTALKLFAERGYERTTIAQIAQEAGISQRSLFRYFGTKEDLVCGDQEALGELLKNTVDAQPADASPWDALRAGFEAVLVANHTPDRVLQISTLILNTPSLRARAIEKRLRWQAALVPGIETRMGIPHGPVPDPRALAVITTAFACLDTATELWVRTAGTTDITQTYDQALTTVRTTP
- a CDS encoding bifunctional FO biosynthesis protein CofGH — protein: MTTSATSGTGPGPLPGPTENSMRRALKRARDGVALDVSEAAVLLQARGEALDDLAASAARVRDAGLEAAGRPGVITYSKSVFIPLTRLCRDKCHYCTFVTVPGKLRRAGHGMFMSPDEVLDVARRGAALGCKEALITLGDKPEDRWPEAREWLDAHGYDDTIAYVRAVSVRILEETGLLPHLNPGVMSWTDFQRLKPVAPSMGMMLETTATRLWSEPGGPHHGSPDKEPAVRLRVLEDAGRSSVPFTSGILIGIGETYEERAESLFALRRISRAHHGIQELIIQNFRAKPDTAMRGMPDAELDELVAAVAVARHLMGPSANLQAPPNLVAGEYERLIGAGIDDWGGVSPLTIDHVNPERPWPQIEELAARSAAAGFELRERLCVYPEFVTRGEPWLDPRLLPHVRALADPATGLALPDAVVEGRPWQEPEEVFTASGRTDLHTAIDTEGRTTDRREDFDEVYGDWSALREAAAPGMVPERIDTDVRQALATAADDPTRLTDAEALALLHADGPALDALTRIADDVRRAAVGDDVTYIVTRNINFTNVCYTGCRFCAFAQRRTDADAYTLSLDQVADRAQQAWDVGAVEVCMQGGIHPDLPGTAYFDIAKAVKSRVPGMHVHAFSPMEVVNGATRTGLSIREWLIAAKEAGLDSIPGTAAEILDDEVRWVLTKGKLPTATWIEVITTAHEVGIPSTSTMMYGHVDQPRHWLGHLRTLAGIQERTGGITEFVTLPFIHTNAPVYLAGIARPGPSMRDNRAVTAMARLLLHPHIPNIQTSWVKLGTEGAAEMLRSGANDLGGTLMEETISRMAGSSYGSYKSVKDLIAVAEAAGRPARPRTTLYGEVPEERQRTARASDGHLPELLPVLE
- a CDS encoding SDR family NAD(P)-dependent oxidoreductase, which gives rise to MSQVDYRGQTTLITGAGSGIGAEFARQLAARGSDLVLVGRRRERLEALAGELVPTYGVEAVALPFDLAQPLAGEALAAEVERRGLAVTSLVNNAGFGTYGPFHREDSERLRAEIAVDVTAVVDLSRAFIERLRSAGRGVLVNVASMAAYQPDPHMAVYGATKAFVLSFTEALWYESRGTGLRVIALSPGATRTEFFDVVGTLDAAGGTRLSEPADVVRDALRALDRRNPPPSVISGRLNRAMTVAGRLVSRRRMVRTMGRMTTPPRTAG